A window of Candidatus Hydrogenedentota bacterium contains these coding sequences:
- a CDS encoding phosphoethanolamine--lipid A transferase encodes MKTIRALAFPIPSRPGIAARHLSVLCAVFIVVANNGALFKALNERLQMASLQGGALVASIYLLLITVWCLVFFIAGHPWTLKPLLIGFIWLSATLGYFSQQLGIVFDVDMIRNMAETIRDNNRQEAFELISPALALHLTLFGLLPSLLVMWVQPAYDRPLRELGWRLACGVALLAVVGVTVWSNYKFTSFFVRENREIRVYTIPTYPIFALEKYARDFSKGKKIEFKELGQDAARHKTGERRVIGIMVVGETARADHLSLNGYGRRTNPLLESERLVNFTHVTSAGTSTAYSVPAMFSFLAPKQFTPEKAGAQSNVLDVLEQAGVNVVWIENNSSSKGVANRIKTIDLRKNPDPAAPLYSDGGYFDEALVTYLDGCLDNTPGDVLIVMHTMGSHGPTYHKRYPPSFAQFTPDCQGNSPQECEEDQVINAYDNTILYTDFVLEGLIDYLKGQAGDCDTFLLYASDHGESLGEEGIYLHGLPPFLAPEAQTHVPMLAWLSDSFATSHGLAAPAAGATIDTPLSHANLPHTLLGLLDVSTELYRKDLDLLTVVRDAEAAG; translated from the coding sequence ATGAAAACGATACGGGCCCTCGCTTTCCCTATTCCTTCACGCCCTGGAATCGCCGCCAGACACCTCAGTGTCCTGTGTGCAGTGTTTATCGTTGTCGCCAATAATGGCGCCCTCTTCAAAGCCCTTAACGAGCGCCTGCAGATGGCCTCGCTGCAGGGTGGTGCATTGGTTGCGAGCATCTATCTGTTGCTCATCACCGTGTGGTGTCTTGTCTTCTTCATCGCGGGACACCCCTGGACGCTGAAGCCCTTGTTGATTGGCTTCATCTGGCTCTCGGCCACGCTGGGCTATTTCAGCCAGCAACTCGGCATCGTTTTTGATGTGGACATGATCCGCAACATGGCGGAAACTATCCGCGACAACAATCGGCAGGAAGCCTTCGAACTGATATCACCCGCTCTCGCCCTCCATCTGACCCTCTTCGGACTCCTCCCCTCCCTGCTGGTGATGTGGGTTCAGCCCGCATACGACAGGCCCCTTCGTGAGCTGGGCTGGCGACTGGCCTGCGGGGTCGCGCTCCTTGCCGTGGTCGGCGTGACCGTATGGAGCAACTATAAGTTCACCAGCTTCTTCGTCCGCGAGAACCGCGAGATACGCGTCTACACGATCCCCACCTATCCTATCTTCGCCCTGGAGAAGTACGCCCGGGACTTTTCCAAGGGGAAAAAGATCGAATTCAAGGAACTTGGGCAGGATGCTGCGCGGCACAAGACAGGGGAGCGGCGGGTGATCGGCATCATGGTGGTGGGCGAAACGGCCCGCGCGGACCATCTCTCGCTCAACGGTTACGGACGAAGGACCAATCCGCTTCTGGAATCCGAAAGGCTGGTGAATTTCACCCACGTGACTTCGGCGGGAACCTCCACCGCCTACTCGGTGCCCGCCATGTTTTCTTTTCTTGCCCCCAAGCAGTTTACGCCGGAGAAGGCGGGGGCCCAGAGCAACGTGTTGGACGTGCTTGAGCAAGCGGGGGTAAACGTCGTCTGGATCGAAAATAACTCCAGCTCAAAGGGCGTGGCCAATCGAATCAAAACGATTGACCTGCGTAAGAATCCCGATCCCGCCGCGCCGCTGTACAGCGACGGCGGGTACTTCGACGAGGCGCTGGTTACCTATCTCGATGGGTGCCTCGACAATACACCGGGCGACGTGCTGATTGTGATGCATACCATGGGCAGTCACGGGCCAACCTACCACAAACGCTACCCCCCATCATTCGCCCAGTTCACACCGGATTGCCAGGGTAACTCTCCGCAGGAGTGTGAGGAGGACCAAGTAATCAACGCCTATGACAACACCATCCTGTATACGGACTTCGTGCTGGAAGGATTGATTGATTATCTCAAAGGGCAGGCGGGGGACTGTGATACATTTCTGCTCTACGCATCCGATCACGGCGAGTCTCTGGGGGAAGAAGGGATTTATCTCCACGGCCTGCCACCCTTCCTGGCGCCGGAGGCCCAGACCCACGTTCCCATGTTGGCCTGGCTTTCAGACAGCTTTGCAACGAGCCATGGCCTGGCGGCACCTGCGGCCGGGGCCACGATCGACACGCCCCTCTCCCATGCGAACCTGCCCCA